A single region of the Podospora pseudopauciseta strain CBS 411.78 chromosome 1, whole genome shotgun sequence genome encodes:
- a CDS encoding hypothetical protein (EggNog:ENOG503NYG6), which translates to MLMFIYLAYSMMALLYETVPAFEDTWIECLGDLGRYRMAIEDDDIRDRENWTAVSRHWYSKASDKAPTTGRLYYYTKSLCVAIPFGSARESIMTLFDPIMAPTPNQQQSRLSVAEFAFVKVHAIMFSGKQMEKLHSTMDDFLQSLDSQITRSSRKWLEAGYHMGISNCCAVIGYGNEANPISKSLKQSRGADEEPQDQLMANNDLGSPVPEDNALKLFSQTYDIVARRDGDPNILPFLHVSLVFIYHLTFLPEAIHFVAPSFPWKRTALMMNTLLGSCKNYSRIEETVLPRSESRRPLPEDYAMRGLAWADRVSPSDCFSNEKIDDDEKYFEVASMAEERKERVLWLGHKIATSNPRWLRYNSSTHEFTVSPENETEAKRTPMSPVESVEMGELPDAAAITS; encoded by the exons ATGCTGATGTTCATTTACCTCGCATATTCAATGATGGCTCTGCTCTACGAAACTGTTCCGGCTTTCGAGGACACCTGGATCGAATGCCTTGGTGACCTGGGGCGTTACAGGATGGCCATCGAGGATGACGATATCCGGGATCGGGAAAATTGGACCGCCGTGAGTCGTCACTGGTATTCCAAGGCTTCTGACAAGGCTCCAACCACCGGGCGG CTCTATTACTACACTAAGTCCCTTTGTGTCGCGATTCCCTTCGGCTCTGCTCGCGAGAGTATCATGACCCTGTTCGACCCAATCATGGCCCCGACTCCCAATCAGCAGCAATCGAGGCTCTCGGTTGCCGAGTTCGCATTTGTCAAGGTCCATGCCATCATGTTCAGCGGCAAGCAGATGGAGAAGCTGCATTCAACCATGGATGACTTTCTTCAGTCTCTGGACAGCCAAATCACCCGCTCCAGCCGCAAGTGGCTCGAGGCTGGCTACCACATGGGCATTTCGAATTGCTGCGCTGTGATTGGCTACGGAAACGAAGCCAACCCAATCTCGAAGTCATTGAAGCAAAGCCGTGGTGCCGATGAAGAACCCCAAGATCAGTTGATGGCAAACAACGATCTTGGTTCTCCTGTCCCTGAAGACAATGCGCTCAAGCTCTTTTCTCAAACCTACGATATCGTCGCGCGCAGGGATGGCGACCCTAACATTCTTCCATTTCTTCATGTGTCTCTGGTTTTCATTTACCACCTTACGTTCTTGCCCGAGGCCATTCATTTTGTGGCACCTTCATTTCCTTGGAAGCGGACTGCGTTGATGATGAATACGTTGCTTGGGTCTTGCAAGAACTATAGTCGCATTGAGGAAACCGTTCTTCCCAGGTCTGAGTCTCGAAGACCTTTGCCAGAGGACTATGCCATGCGGGGCCTTGCTTGGGCGGACAGAGTTTCTCCCAGTGATTGCTTCTCGAACGAGAAGATCGACGATGACGAAAAGTATTTTGAAGTTGCTTCCATGGCCGAGGAGCGCAAGGAGCGTGTGCTGTGGTTGGGACACAAGATCGCAACCTCCAATCCTAGATGGCTGCGGTATAATTCGTCAACCCATGAGTTCACTGTTTCCCCTGAGAATGAGACAGAGGCAAAAAGGACACCAATGAGCCCAGTGGAGAGTGTTGAGATGGGAGAGCTTcctgatgctgctgccatcACCTCTTGA